From Lolium perenne isolate Kyuss_39 chromosome 5, Kyuss_2.0, whole genome shotgun sequence, a single genomic window includes:
- the LOC127325892 gene encoding probable E3 ubiquitin-protein ligase ATL44, translated as MPRYLLQESVDRLAAMAAPPAAMAGGGGAVHTDTLLILTAVLCFLLCVVGLAMVARCSRLCNPSVFSDDAPGAMVSKAPCKGIKKKALQQLPTVSWRPEHGEKGEEDGEVPECAICLAEFARGDEVRVLPPCGHGFHVACVDVWLLSSSTCPSCRRALVVVAAPPPAEPPATCSCAAAAQVSSTARCWPLAP; from the coding sequence ATGCCGCGATACCTGCTGCAGGAGTCCGTCGACCGCCTGGCCGCGATGGCCGCACCGCCCGCGGccatggccggcggcggcggggccgtGCACACAGACACGCTGCTCATCCTGACGGCGGTGCTCTGCTTCCTTCTCTGCGTGGTCGGGCTAGCCATGGTCGCGCGGTGCTCACGGCTCTGCAATCCCTCCGTCTTCTCCGACGACGCGCCGGGGGCAATGGTGTCCAAGGCGCCATGCAAGGGGATCAAGAAGAAGGCGCTGCAGCAGCTGCCCACGGTGTCATGGAGGCCAGAACACGGGGAGAAGGGCGAGGAGGATGGGGAGGTGCCGGAGTGCGCCATCTGTCTCGCCGAGTTCGCACGCGGCGACGAGGTGCGCGTGCTCCCGCCGTGCGGCCACGGCTTCCATGTCGCCTGCGTCGACGTCTGGCTCCTCTCCAGCTCCACCTGCCCCTCCTGCCGCcgcgccctcgtcgtcgtcgcagCGCCGCCACCCGCCGAGCCTCCCGCGACGTGCTCGTGCGCCGCCGCGGCGCAGGTCTCGTCCACCGCCCGCTGCTGGCCGTTGGCGCCGTAG